One window of Paenibacillus sp. FSL K6-3182 genomic DNA carries:
- the glyS gene encoding glycine--tRNA ligase subunit beta gives MTRDLLLEIGLEEVPARFVRGAMNQLKDKMVKWLSDSRIEHGAVNVYATPRRIAVLINDVAEKQTDMNEEAKGPSRKIAQDDQGNWSKAALGFARSQGVEPEQLYFQELAGVEYVYATKSSIGTDTAAVLPDGLLSLITSMSFPKNMRWGNHELKFVRPIRWLVALFGQDVIPFEITGVQTGNTTRGHRFLGNDATVQEPAQYAQRLREQHVLADVSEREELIVAQIDRLAKEKGWEIAIKEDLLEEVVFLVEYPNVLFGGFDPAFLHIPQEVLITSMREHQRYFPVFNSEGELLPFFVTVRNGDLKSIELVSKGNEKVLRARLSDAKFFYEEDHKLTIEHALSKLENIVYHEELGSVADKVRRIRATADLLSKHLLIDEQTSSDISRSADICKFDLVSQMVYEFPELQGIMGEDYALKAGERASVAKAINEHYQPRFAGDLAPSELTGAIVSLADKIDTIVGCFSIGIIPTGSQDPYALRRQAAGIVQIILAHGLKLELNDLYDAALSVHENRGLKRGAAEIRKDLSDFFALRVKNVLSEQGVRYDVVDAVMASGFADLKSTIERASVVQALAASSDRTEFKLTVEQFNRVSNLGSKAADAAVDPALFAELVETELYQTWLAQRPTFKQALDEGDISRAVQSLSSLKPFIHNYFENVMVMAPDEAVRANRLSTLAGIAEDIAIIADFSKLVW, from the coding sequence GTGAAGTGGCTTTCGGACTCAAGAATTGAACACGGCGCTGTAAATGTGTATGCTACACCACGCCGAATTGCTGTTCTAATCAACGACGTAGCTGAGAAGCAAACGGATATGAATGAAGAAGCTAAAGGCCCTTCTCGTAAAATTGCTCAAGACGACCAAGGCAATTGGAGCAAAGCTGCTCTTGGATTTGCTAGAAGCCAAGGTGTTGAGCCTGAACAGTTGTATTTCCAAGAACTAGCTGGCGTTGAATATGTTTATGCTACCAAAAGCAGCATCGGTACAGACACAGCAGCGGTACTGCCAGATGGCTTGCTCAGCTTAATTACTTCGATGTCTTTCCCGAAAAACATGCGTTGGGGCAATCATGAGCTAAAGTTTGTTAGACCGATCCGCTGGTTGGTTGCACTATTTGGTCAAGATGTGATTCCTTTTGAAATTACAGGGGTACAAACTGGCAATACAACACGCGGACATCGTTTCCTTGGCAATGATGCTACTGTACAAGAACCTGCTCAATACGCTCAGCGCCTGCGCGAGCAGCATGTTCTTGCTGATGTTAGCGAACGTGAAGAGCTGATTGTAGCTCAGATCGATCGTCTAGCCAAAGAAAAAGGCTGGGAGATTGCAATCAAGGAAGATTTGCTTGAAGAGGTTGTTTTTTTAGTTGAATATCCAAACGTATTGTTTGGCGGCTTCGACCCAGCATTTCTACACATTCCGCAGGAAGTGCTTATTACATCGATGCGTGAGCATCAACGGTATTTCCCGGTATTCAACAGCGAAGGTGAGCTTCTTCCGTTTTTCGTTACGGTTCGCAACGGCGATCTTAAGTCGATCGAGCTAGTATCGAAAGGTAACGAGAAAGTACTGCGCGCAAGGCTTTCGGATGCCAAATTCTTTTATGAAGAAGATCATAAGCTGACGATAGAACATGCTCTATCGAAGCTTGAGAACATCGTATATCACGAAGAACTGGGCTCAGTAGCTGACAAAGTAAGACGCATTCGTGCAACAGCTGATCTTCTGAGCAAGCATTTGCTGATCGATGAGCAAACGTCCAGCGACATTAGCCGCTCCGCTGATATTTGCAAATTCGATCTCGTATCCCAAATGGTTTATGAATTTCCTGAACTGCAAGGCATTATGGGGGAAGATTATGCTCTTAAAGCAGGAGAGCGAGCTTCAGTGGCGAAAGCCATTAATGAACATTATCAGCCGCGTTTTGCCGGAGATCTAGCTCCATCTGAATTAACAGGAGCAATCGTAAGCTTAGCGGACAAAATCGATACAATCGTTGGTTGTTTCTCGATCGGCATCATTCCGACAGGCTCGCAAGATCCTTATGCCCTTCGCAGGCAAGCAGCAGGTATCGTTCAAATTATTTTGGCACACGGCTTGAAGCTGGAGCTAAATGATTTGTATGATGCTGCGCTATCTGTACATGAGAACCGCGGCCTTAAACGCGGCGCTGCTGAAATCCGCAAAGATCTTTCTGATTTCTTTGCGCTTCGCGTTAAGAACGTATTGTCCGAGCAAGGCGTTCGTTATGATGTTGTAGACGCCGTTATGGCTTCTGGTTTTGCAGATCTTAAATCGACCATCGAGCGTGCGAGCGTCGTTCAAGCGCTTGCTGCAAGCAGCGATCGTACTGAATTTAAGCTAACTGTCGAGCAGTTTAACCGTGTCAGCAATTTGGGTTCCAAAGCTGCTGATGCAGCGGTTGATCCAGCTTTGTTCGCAGAACTGGTGGAAACAGAGCTGTATCAAACATGGCTAGCGCAGCGTCCAACGTTTAAACAAGCGCTTGATGAGGGAGATATTTCAAGAGCGGTACAATCTTTATCATCGTTGAAGCCGTTTATTCATAACTATTTTGAGAATGTTATGGTCATGGCACCTGATGAGGCTGTTCGTGCGAATCGATTGTCAACGCTTGCTGGTATCGCAGAAGATATTGCGATTATCGCAGATTTCTCGAAGCTCGTTTGGTAA
- a CDS encoding YaiI/YqxD family protein: MVVDADACPVKTEIGETARLFSVAVLMVASHDHRLEPQPGVDIVQVDRSNQSVDLYIVNHIVRGDIVVTQDFGLACIAIGKGAVVLSPRGEQYTDENIDYLMERRHELAKRRRTGGKTRGPKAMNNDDRARFQQKLTKVLRNEQENHDV; the protein is encoded by the coding sequence ATTGTGGTCGATGCGGATGCATGTCCGGTTAAAACGGAAATAGGTGAAACGGCAAGACTCTTTTCTGTAGCAGTACTAATGGTTGCTTCTCACGACCATCGGCTGGAGCCTCAGCCTGGAGTAGATATTGTACAGGTGGACCGAAGCAATCAATCTGTCGATCTATACATTGTGAACCATATTGTGCGTGGAGATATTGTCGTTACACAAGATTTTGGACTGGCATGCATAGCAATCGGCAAAGGCGCTGTCGTATTGTCTCCTCGTGGAGAACAATATACCGATGAGAACATTGATTATTTGATGGAACGTAGACACGAACTTGCGAAACGTCGCCGTACCGGAGGCAAAACAAGAGGGCCAAAAGCGATGAACAACGACGATCGTGCACGGTTTCAACAAAAGTTGACAAAAGTTTTACGAAATGAGCAGGAGAACCATGACGTATAG
- a CDS encoding pyruvate, water dikinase regulatory protein — translation MSRSNPEVIVYVVSDAAGDTGELVVRAAIAQFHPLHTDIRRAPFVTEEAGLLRIIEQAQQVDAIVIYTLVIPHLRDSMKKFAEAYSVTAIDLLGSFIETLEKRTGRKSRQEPGLNHVLDANYFKKVDAVEFAVKYDDARDTSGVLKADIVLVGVSRTSKTPLSMYLAHQKFKVANVPLVPELKPPDELFKLPKRKIIGLTIGVPYLNTIRKERLKALGLPNNASYATPDRIEKELLYADTIMKQLGCVVIDVSHRAVEETASLIMEYVRLP, via the coding sequence ATGTCTCGTTCTAATCCCGAAGTAATCGTATATGTCGTCTCCGATGCAGCTGGTGATACAGGGGAGCTTGTTGTACGCGCAGCAATCGCGCAATTTCATCCACTTCATACCGATATCCGCAGAGCCCCTTTTGTAACGGAAGAGGCAGGCTTGCTGCGAATTATTGAGCAGGCGCAGCAAGTTGATGCAATTGTGATCTATACACTCGTTATTCCGCATCTTCGCGATAGCATGAAAAAGTTTGCAGAGGCATACAGCGTTACCGCGATCGATCTTTTGGGATCTTTTATCGAGACGCTGGAGAAGCGGACTGGGCGGAAATCACGTCAAGAGCCTGGTCTTAATCATGTGCTTGATGCCAATTATTTCAAAAAGGTAGATGCTGTAGAATTTGCAGTAAAATATGATGATGCGAGAGATACATCCGGCGTACTAAAAGCAGATATTGTACTCGTTGGCGTATCACGAACGTCAAAAACGCCTTTATCGATGTACCTCGCGCATCAGAAGTTCAAAGTTGCTAATGTGCCGCTAGTCCCAGAGCTAAAGCCGCCAGACGAATTGTTTAAGCTGCCAAAACGCAAAATAATCGGGCTTACAATAGGTGTTCCATACTTAAATACGATACGGAAAGAACGCCTTAAAGCACTTGGCTTACCGAATAATGCATCTTATGCGACTCCTGATCGTATTGAAAAGGAACTGCTTTATGCCGATACTATTATGAAGCAGCTAGGCTGCGTTGTGATTGACGTATCACATCGAGCCGTTGAAGAGACAGCAAGTTTGATTATGGAATATGTACGTTTGCCATAA